A DNA window from Candidatus Protochlamydia naegleriophila contains the following coding sequences:
- a CDS encoding DUF1328 family protein yields the protein MLRWALTFLIIAIIAAIFGFGGVAATASGIAQILFYLFLVLFLISLLFGLLGRKGPPAV from the coding sequence ATGTTACGTTGGGCGTTAACCTTTTTGATTATCGCAATCATTGCCGCTATTTTTGGCTTTGGTGGAGTAGCTGCAACAGCCAGTGGAATTGCACAAATACTCTTCTACCTTTTCCTCGTTTTGTTCTTAATTTCACTTCTCTTTGGACTCCTTGGCCGCAAAGGT